Proteins encoded together in one Rhizobium sp. 11515TR window:
- a CDS encoding ABC transporter permease: MTNSKRRLDVALIFGIAALILLPWYRIEGGFFGLGWLSGFLGDPSTAPGILQIVSYGRWWLAIAAGLLMLGGIARFISKPMPRGAVMALAGALGFAFLSLQGLAITSSGWSWSICETIFGALADGQPAMGAGAIILGIVFVLFFSFGLAERGAMKGDAFVVSAITMLIVLVAIFVFYPVGSMFVGAFQSFDGSFDPSGFTTNIQDPSIWSLSCIVGGDRCGVAWRTLWLAILTASGSTLLGLCFALVATRTRFPFKKGLRLLTILPIITPPFVVGLALTLLFGRAGVVTQAAASIFGTEPSRWLYGLTGIWIAQVLSFTPISFLVLIGVVEGVSPSMEEASQTLRANRWRTFWRVSLPLMKPGLANAFLIGFIESMADFGNPMVLGGSHGVLSTEIFFSVVGAQNDPSRAAVLAMILLVFTLSAFLAQRLWLQGKSFATVTGKGDSGAHSALPRGLSITVHALVIPWMIFTVVVYVMILFGGFVRTWGLDNTLTVEHYVKAFSIGLRDDGGLAWTGVAWNSFWTTMEIALISAPLTAAVGLLTAYLIVRQKFVGRGLFEFALMMSFAIPGTVIGISYIMAFNLPPLEMTGTALILVACFVFRNMPVGVRGGVAAMSQLDKSLDEASLTLRADSLRTIRKVILPLLRPAITAALVYSFVRAITSISAVIFLVSAQYNMSTAYIVGLVENGEYGVAIAYSSALIVVMISVIAGFQLLVGERRLRRVNRVAITPPPTAPASLAQEKTA; encoded by the coding sequence ATGACCAATAGCAAACGCCGGCTGGATGTTGCGCTGATCTTCGGCATTGCCGCCCTGATACTACTCCCATGGTATCGCATAGAGGGCGGCTTCTTCGGCCTTGGCTGGCTGAGCGGCTTTCTCGGCGATCCCTCCACAGCGCCGGGAATCTTGCAAATCGTCAGTTACGGTCGATGGTGGCTCGCGATTGCCGCCGGGCTCCTTATGCTCGGTGGCATCGCGCGCTTCATCTCCAAACCGATGCCGCGCGGTGCGGTGATGGCGCTCGCCGGTGCGTTGGGTTTTGCCTTTTTGTCGCTGCAGGGACTAGCGATCACGTCGTCGGGCTGGAGTTGGTCGATCTGCGAGACCATCTTCGGTGCGCTGGCGGACGGCCAGCCAGCGATGGGTGCCGGCGCCATTATCCTTGGTATCGTCTTCGTCCTGTTCTTTTCCTTCGGCCTTGCCGAACGCGGCGCGATGAAGGGCGATGCCTTCGTCGTCAGCGCCATTACCATGCTGATCGTCCTTGTGGCCATCTTCGTCTTCTATCCCGTCGGCAGCATGTTCGTCGGAGCCTTCCAGTCGTTTGACGGATCCTTCGATCCCAGCGGCTTCACAACGAACATCCAGGACCCGTCGATCTGGAGCCTCAGCTGCATTGTCGGCGGCGACCGCTGCGGCGTCGCCTGGCGCACTCTTTGGCTTGCTATCCTGACGGCAAGCGGGTCGACCTTGCTCGGGCTCTGCTTTGCCCTTGTGGCCACCCGCACCCGCTTTCCCTTCAAGAAGGGACTGAGGCTTCTCACAATCCTGCCGATCATCACGCCGCCCTTCGTGGTCGGTCTCGCGCTGACCCTGCTGTTCGGACGGGCCGGCGTCGTGACACAAGCCGCGGCCTCAATCTTCGGAACGGAACCTAGCCGCTGGCTCTATGGCCTGACCGGTATCTGGATCGCCCAGGTTCTCTCCTTCACGCCGATTTCCTTTCTTGTCCTCATCGGCGTGGTCGAAGGCGTCAGCCCGTCGATGGAAGAGGCTTCTCAAACTTTACGCGCTAATCGCTGGCGCACCTTCTGGCGGGTGTCCCTGCCGCTGATGAAACCGGGCCTCGCAAACGCCTTCCTGATCGGCTTCATCGAAAGCATGGCCGATTTCGGCAATCCGATGGTTCTCGGCGGCAGCCACGGGGTTCTGTCGACGGAGATCTTCTTCAGTGTCGTCGGCGCACAGAACGATCCGTCGCGCGCGGCAGTCCTTGCCATGATCCTGCTCGTCTTCACGCTCAGCGCCTTCCTCGCGCAACGCCTGTGGCTGCAGGGCAAGAGCTTTGCGACGGTGACAGGCAAGGGAGATTCGGGCGCTCATAGCGCCCTGCCCCGCGGCCTCTCCATCACCGTCCATGCGCTCGTCATCCCCTGGATGATCTTTACCGTCGTCGTCTACGTCATGATCCTCTTCGGCGGCTTTGTCCGCACCTGGGGTCTCGACAACACGCTGACGGTGGAACATTACGTCAAGGCCTTCTCGATCGGCCTGCGCGACGATGGCGGCCTTGCCTGGACCGGCGTTGCCTGGAACTCCTTCTGGACGACGATGGAGATCGCCCTGATCTCCGCACCCTTGACGGCTGCCGTCGGCCTGCTGACGGCCTATCTGATCGTGCGCCAGAAATTCGTCGGTCGCGGCCTGTTCGAATTCGCGCTGATGATGAGCTTTGCCATCCCCGGCACGGTCATCGGCATCAGCTACATCATGGCTTTTAACCTGCCGCCCCTGGAGATGACCGGAACGGCGCTGATTCTCGTTGCCTGCTTCGTCTTTCGTAACATGCCGGTCGGTGTACGCGGTGGCGTTGCCGCCATGAGCCAGCTAGACAAAAGCCTCGATGAGGCATCGCTGACATTGCGGGCCGACAGCCTGCGCACCATTCGGAAGGTGATCCTGCCACTGCTGCGGCCGGCGATCACCGCGGCGCTGGTCTATTCCTTCGTGCGAGCCATCACCTCGATCAGCGCCGTTATCTTCCTCGTCAGCGCCCAGTACAACATGTCCACGGCCTATATCGTCGGCCTCGTCGAAAACGGCGAGTATGGCGTCGCAATCGCTTATTCCTCCGCCCTCATCGTCGTCATGATATCAGTCATTGCCGGGTTCCAGCTGCTCGTCGGAGAAAGGCGGCTGCGGCGCGTAAACCGTGTCGCAATAACACCACCGCCGACCGCGCCCGCATCCCTTGCTCAGGAGAAAACCGCATGA
- a CDS encoding ABC transporter substrate-binding protein yields MRLVNMAAAALAAGISLIAWSAHAAGDLNVICSADPEVCDLMKGLFEKQSDIKVNMVRLSAGETYAKIRAEARNPKTDIWWAGTGDPHLQAAAEGLTLEYKSPLFGQLQDWAKKQAESANFRTVGVYAGALGWGYNTDILKKKGLKEPKCWADLLDPSYKGEIQIANPNSSGTSYNTLATLVQIMGEDKAFDYLSKLNANVSQYTKSGSAPVKAAARGESTIGIVFMHDAVAQTVEGFPIKAVAPCEGTGYEIGSMSIIKGARNLDNAKKWYDWALSAEAQSHMKDAKSYQLPSNKSAEVPKEAPKFEEIKLIDYDFKKYGDPTIRKALLARWDKEIGAKAN; encoded by the coding sequence ATGCGATTGGTCAACATGGCCGCGGCAGCCCTTGCCGCGGGAATTTCGCTTATTGCCTGGTCGGCGCATGCCGCGGGCGATCTGAACGTGATCTGCTCGGCGGATCCGGAAGTCTGCGATCTGATGAAGGGGCTCTTCGAGAAGCAGAGCGATATCAAGGTCAATATGGTTCGACTTTCGGCCGGCGAAACCTACGCCAAGATCCGCGCCGAGGCGCGCAATCCAAAGACGGACATCTGGTGGGCGGGAACCGGCGACCCGCATTTGCAGGCAGCAGCCGAGGGCCTGACGCTGGAATATAAATCACCGCTTTTCGGCCAGCTTCAGGATTGGGCGAAGAAGCAGGCCGAAAGCGCCAATTTCCGCACGGTCGGCGTTTATGCGGGAGCGCTTGGCTGGGGCTATAACACGGATATCTTGAAGAAGAAGGGCTTGAAGGAACCTAAATGCTGGGCCGACCTTCTTGACCCCTCCTACAAGGGCGAGATCCAGATTGCCAATCCGAACTCGTCGGGAACGTCCTACAATACTTTGGCGACACTCGTGCAGATCATGGGCGAGGACAAGGCCTTCGATTATCTTTCGAAGCTCAATGCCAATGTCTCGCAATATACCAAGTCGGGCTCCGCGCCGGTGAAGGCGGCAGCTCGCGGGGAATCGACGATCGGCATCGTTTTCATGCATGACGCGGTTGCACAGACCGTCGAAGGCTTTCCCATCAAGGCGGTCGCACCGTGCGAGGGCACGGGTTATGAGATCGGCTCCATGTCGATCATCAAGGGCGCCAGAAATCTCGACAACGCCAAGAAGTGGTACGACTGGGCACTCAGCGCCGAGGCACAATCGCATATGAAGGATGCCAAGTCCTACCAGCTTCCCTCCAACAAGTCGGCCGAGGTGCCGAAGGAGGCTCCGAAATTCGAGGAGATCAAACTGATCGACTACGACTTCAAGAAATACGGCGATCCCACGATCCGTAAGGCCCTGCTTGCCCGATGGGACAAGGAAATCGGCGCAAAGGCCAACTGA
- a CDS encoding LacI family DNA-binding transcriptional regulator — translation MEFRWKRRGDVSQRDFVSAEEVARRAGVSRSAVSRAFTPGASVSEATRQKVLRAAEELGYQVNHLARGLMRNESGIVCLIVSEVATPYRSALLRELTQQLQIVGKVAMLVNTDRSDGSVDRALQQAIRYRADASIILSGLPDKSITQLCLRSGQRLVLINRDDDQPGPLRINLDDREAAGRVVTAFVRAGCTRLAFANSEAGTPSLMAREAGFIAAAKAHGLDVIVERYGWTGYEAGKVVAQRLLTRSERPDAVFCATDLLACGLMDAARHQFSLSIPDQLCVIGFDDIEQASWSSYDLTTFAQPVAAIARQAVTWLGESRSSDRLEGHSVTLHAELAWRGSVRGG, via the coding sequence ATGGAGTTTCGCTGGAAGAGGAGAGGTGACGTGTCGCAACGAGATTTTGTCAGTGCCGAGGAAGTGGCGCGGCGGGCAGGTGTTTCACGCTCGGCGGTTTCTCGCGCATTCACGCCAGGGGCGAGCGTTTCCGAGGCTACCCGGCAAAAGGTTCTGCGGGCGGCGGAGGAGCTTGGATATCAGGTCAATCATCTCGCCCGCGGGCTGATGCGCAATGAAAGCGGCATTGTCTGTCTGATTGTCTCGGAGGTGGCGACACCTTATCGGTCTGCATTGCTGCGCGAGCTGACACAGCAGCTGCAGATCGTCGGCAAGGTCGCCATGCTCGTCAATACCGACCGCTCCGATGGCAGCGTCGATCGCGCGCTTCAGCAGGCGATCCGATATAGGGCGGATGCATCGATCATTCTCTCAGGCCTGCCCGACAAGTCGATCACGCAGCTCTGCCTGAGAAGCGGCCAGCGTCTCGTTCTGATCAACAGAGACGACGATCAACCGGGACCCTTGCGGATCAATCTCGACGATCGCGAGGCGGCAGGGCGCGTTGTGACCGCGTTCGTTCGCGCCGGCTGCACCAGGCTGGCTTTCGCGAACTCGGAAGCCGGCACGCCGAGTTTGATGGCGCGTGAGGCCGGTTTCATCGCGGCGGCGAAGGCCCATGGACTTGATGTGATCGTCGAACGATATGGCTGGACCGGCTACGAGGCTGGCAAGGTCGTCGCGCAGCGGCTGCTGACCCGAAGCGAACGACCGGACGCGGTGTTTTGTGCAACCGATCTGCTGGCCTGCGGCCTCATGGACGCGGCGCGGCACCAGTTTTCGCTTTCGATCCCGGATCAGCTCTGCGTCATTGGCTTCGACGATATTGAGCAGGCCTCATGGTCGTCCTATGATTTGACGACCTTTGCTCAGCCCGTGGCGGCAATCGCACGACAGGCTGTGACATGGCTGGGCGAGAGCCGGTCATCGGACAGGCTCGAGGGCCATTCCGTAACATTGCACGCCGAACTGGCGTGGCGAGGCTCGGTTAGAGGAGGATAG
- a CDS encoding NUDIX hydrolase, giving the protein MTSKKDSGKPTSPKSKHLLQQLARTPEQLFSSAFRNQYGALCFRYKESGDEIEVLVITSRESGRWIVPKGWPMKGKEPHEAAAIEAWEEAGVRGKVRRAPIGRYTYLKELDDGKVVPCVVDLFQVEVKEIRNEFKERGQRRIDWVSLDEAARRVREIELKSLLINFRPQRK; this is encoded by the coding sequence ATGACATCAAAAAAAGACAGCGGCAAGCCAACATCCCCCAAATCAAAGCACCTGCTGCAACAGCTGGCACGCACGCCGGAACAGCTGTTTTCCAGTGCGTTTCGAAACCAATATGGCGCGCTTTGTTTTCGCTACAAGGAGAGCGGTGACGAGATCGAAGTTCTGGTGATTACCTCGCGTGAAAGCGGGCGCTGGATCGTGCCGAAAGGCTGGCCGATGAAAGGCAAGGAGCCTCACGAGGCAGCCGCCATCGAAGCATGGGAGGAAGCTGGTGTCCGCGGCAAGGTGAGAAGGGCGCCGATCGGGCGATATACCTATCTGAAGGAACTTGACGACGGCAAAGTCGTGCCATGCGTCGTTGACCTGTTTCAAGTGGAAGTGAAAGAGATCCGGAATGAGTTCAAGGAGCGAGGCCAGCGTCGGATCGATTGGGTCAGCCTCGACGAGGCGGCTAGACGAGTACGTGAAATTGAGCTCAAATCTCTGCTCATCAATTTTAGGCCTCAGCGAAAATAA
- a CDS encoding substrate-binding domain-containing protein, which yields MSTSADGDVAPITVSRALRNPEQVSAEKRERILRAVKQTGYRVNPFARALKSGRSNVVLAFASNMFSEQFAVALHSCAEVLEAAGYLFLVGQTSYSYERETAAIRSLQALKPAAVMFTGLTELQANRELLRGLDIPIMETWALPRDPIDMLVGFSNTEAGKLAAATLAKRGHKKVAYVGRKGGRGALRLKGFREGCREMELDVVGELLVDDVIGPSDGRRCLSELLERGTAAEALFCGNDLLALGCIMEARRRRISVPESLAVIGFGDSDIAAEIPPGLTTIGIDSAALGRCAGEMLLARLSGQKMEERIRCLPLNLISRGSL from the coding sequence ATGAGCACCTCAGCCGATGGAGACGTCGCGCCGATCACGGTATCGCGTGCCCTCCGCAATCCCGAGCAAGTGAGCGCGGAGAAACGCGAGCGCATCCTTCGGGCGGTGAAGCAGACCGGCTATCGCGTCAATCCGTTTGCCCGTGCGCTGAAAAGCGGGCGATCCAATGTTGTGCTCGCTTTTGCATCGAACATGTTCAGTGAGCAGTTCGCGGTTGCCTTGCATTCTTGCGCGGAAGTCCTGGAGGCCGCCGGCTACCTGTTTCTTGTCGGCCAAACCTCCTATTCCTACGAACGCGAAACGGCTGCCATCCGCTCGCTGCAAGCGCTGAAACCCGCTGCCGTGATGTTTACCGGGCTCACCGAGCTCCAAGCAAACCGCGAGCTCCTCCGTGGTCTCGACATCCCGATCATGGAGACATGGGCGCTGCCCCGGGATCCGATCGATATGCTGGTCGGCTTCTCGAATACCGAGGCCGGCAAGCTCGCAGCGGCAACGCTTGCCAAACGAGGGCACAAGAAAGTCGCCTATGTCGGCCGCAAGGGCGGCCGTGGCGCATTGCGCCTGAAGGGCTTTCGGGAGGGCTGTCGGGAAATGGAACTTGATGTGGTCGGGGAACTGCTGGTCGACGACGTCATTGGTCCTTCGGATGGTCGCCGGTGCCTATCGGAACTTCTCGAAAGAGGCACGGCCGCAGAAGCATTATTCTGCGGAAATGACCTTCTGGCGCTCGGCTGCATCATGGAGGCGCGCCGGCGCCGTATTTCCGTTCCTGAAAGCCTTGCGGTCATCGGTTTCGGGGACAGTGATATTGCTGCTGAGATTCCGCCCGGTCTAACGACAATTGGTATCGACAGTGCGGCTCTCGGGCGCTGCGCGGGTGAAATGTTGCTGGCCAGGCTCTCGGGTCAAAAGATGGAGGAACGCATACGGTGCCTCCCCTTGAACTTAATCTCTCGTGGCAGCCTTTGA
- a CDS encoding ferritin-like domain-containing protein, which produces MADNEIRDVFIVGLRNAHAMENQALSIMKPQLSRIENYPEVAAKLEQHIRETEGQIRRIEEVLEGLDEDHSTLKDMALSFTGAMAAMGHTMAGDEILKNSFANFAFENFEIAAYKSLLTVADAGGFSAATTALQSNLAEEETMAKWLNDNLAAVTQKFLMLREGGATAKV; this is translated from the coding sequence ATGGCAGACAACGAAATCCGCGACGTCTTTATTGTGGGACTCAGAAATGCCCACGCGATGGAAAATCAGGCTTTGAGCATTATGAAGCCGCAGTTATCACGCATCGAAAACTATCCCGAAGTGGCAGCGAAACTCGAGCAGCATATTCGAGAAACCGAAGGCCAGATCAGACGCATCGAGGAAGTACTCGAGGGGCTGGACGAAGATCATTCGACCTTGAAGGATATGGCCTTGTCGTTTACCGGCGCGATGGCGGCCATGGGCCATACCATGGCGGGAGACGAGATCCTCAAAAATTCCTTCGCCAACTTTGCATTCGAAAATTTCGAAATCGCCGCCTATAAGTCCTTGTTGACTGTCGCCGATGCTGGCGGCTTTAGCGCCGCCACCACAGCTCTGCAGTCCAATCTCGCCGAAGAAGAGACCATGGCAAAGTGGCTTAACGACAATCTGGCCGCCGTCACGCAGAAGTTCCTGATGCTGCGAGAAGGAGGAGCAACCGCCAAGGTCTGA
- a CDS encoding DUF892 family protein, which produces MYHHVKKLMYTVRVDEPDPKFGNMLLEQFGGANGELAAAMQYSIQGLNCEDPGRKDLLMDIGTEELSHLEIVGTLARMHLKPLKSVREEAETDPLIAIAGGGGVNLFNSMGNPWTADYLKITGELDVDLRSNIAAEARAKIVYERLIDFCRDPGTKDALQFLMTREITHMRAFSLALESMGKPPLSVGKIAPTAGLVDQFFNDSTGEGDLGEVDTRGPWNEGGDWEFVETPAFQNIRNTESDGPAIKARSALSEGSEAIQDVLVDELRDLLHAEKQLLKALPKMQKAARSSQLRTLLEQHLAETETQVDRLIECLRLLDSTARAKPCKGMAGLVEEGEEVMAEGKKKEDAPADLALIGAALRVEHYEIAAYTTARNLALQLGQPAVAQLLTLSLGEEQNAGQLLDQVAQPLMSAARMPRSVI; this is translated from the coding sequence ATGTACCACCATGTCAAGAAGCTTATGTATACAGTCCGGGTCGACGAGCCTGACCCGAAATTCGGCAACATGTTGCTTGAGCAATTCGGCGGCGCAAACGGCGAACTCGCCGCGGCAATGCAATATTCCATTCAAGGTCTGAACTGTGAGGATCCTGGTCGGAAAGACCTCCTCATGGATATTGGAACCGAGGAGCTCAGTCATCTTGAGATCGTTGGTACTCTGGCCCGAATGCATTTGAAACCTCTGAAGTCGGTCAGAGAAGAAGCCGAGACCGACCCGCTGATCGCAATTGCCGGCGGCGGCGGGGTAAATCTCTTCAATTCGATGGGAAACCCGTGGACTGCCGATTATCTCAAGATCACCGGAGAATTGGATGTTGATCTGCGCAGCAATATTGCAGCGGAGGCGCGGGCAAAGATTGTCTACGAGCGTCTGATCGATTTTTGCCGCGACCCGGGAACCAAGGATGCGCTGCAATTCCTGATGACAAGAGAAATCACCCATATGCGTGCGTTCTCTCTAGCCCTTGAGAGCATGGGAAAGCCGCCGCTCAGCGTCGGGAAAATCGCGCCGACTGCCGGTCTTGTCGATCAGTTTTTCAATGACTCGACGGGAGAAGGCGATCTCGGGGAAGTGGATACGCGAGGCCCATGGAACGAGGGCGGAGATTGGGAGTTTGTCGAGACCCCAGCCTTCCAGAACATCAGGAATACTGAGAGCGACGGTCCAGCTATCAAAGCGCGCAGCGCTCTTTCTGAAGGATCGGAAGCGATTCAGGACGTGCTCGTCGATGAGTTGCGCGACCTCCTGCATGCTGAAAAGCAACTTTTGAAAGCCTTACCGAAGATGCAGAAAGCTGCTCGCAGTTCGCAGCTGCGAACGCTTCTCGAGCAGCACCTCGCGGAAACGGAGACGCAGGTCGATCGCTTGATCGAATGTCTCCGTCTTCTCGATTCGACTGCACGCGCCAAACCCTGCAAGGGAATGGCCGGTCTGGTCGAAGAAGGTGAGGAGGTGATGGCAGAAGGTAAGAAGAAAGAAGACGCCCCTGCGGATCTGGCCTTGATCGGTGCCGCGTTGCGCGTCGAGCACTACGAAATCGCGGCCTATACGACCGCACGGAATCTCGCCCTGCAACTTGGTCAGCCCGCAGTTGCACAGTTGCTCACGCTGTCTCTTGGCGAGGAGCAGAATGCCGGTCAACTGTTGGATCAAGTCGCCCAGCCGCTGATGTCCGCCGCAAGGATGCCGCGCAGTGTCATTTGA
- a CDS encoding DUF2934 domain-containing protein — protein sequence MDDNEAKRRERAYRVWEEEGRPEEGGLDHWRRAEERHVETEYDAPRVSEGKGKRTKSASYS from the coding sequence ATGGATGATAATGAAGCGAAGCGTCGCGAGCGAGCTTATCGGGTCTGGGAGGAAGAAGGGCGGCCGGAAGAAGGTGGTCTCGATCATTGGCGGCGAGCCGAAGAGCGGCACGTGGAGACGGAGTATGATGCGCCCCGGGTTTCCGAAGGCAAAGGGAAGCGAACGAAGTCTGCGTCTTATTCGTGA
- a CDS encoding GFA family protein, with translation MAPAEATWSGGCLCGSRRYGFRRAPRYAGYCHCTMCRRATGGPFAVLVQVDLADIEWTTPPAVYRSSPIAERGFCPICGSPLFLHYFDDDVLRITAGTLDDPDRIAPAGHYGVESRLRWAMCGDGLPEEETRERF, from the coding sequence ATGGCTCCCGCTGAAGCAACCTGGAGTGGCGGATGCCTCTGCGGCAGCCGCCGATACGGTTTCCGACGGGCGCCTCGCTATGCCGGATACTGTCATTGCACAATGTGTCGCCGGGCAACCGGCGGCCCGTTTGCGGTGCTGGTGCAGGTGGACCTTGCCGATATCGAATGGACCACGCCACCGGCGGTGTATCGCTCGTCACCGATTGCTGAACGCGGCTTTTGCCCCATCTGTGGATCACCGCTTTTCCTGCATTATTTCGATGACGACGTCCTACGCATAACAGCAGGCACTCTCGATGATCCGGATCGTATCGCGCCGGCGGGACACTATGGAGTCGAAAGTAGACTGAGGTGGGCAATGTGTGGCGACGGCCTGCCTGAAGAGGAAACGCGCGAGCGCTTTTAG
- a CDS encoding gamma-glutamylcyclotransferase family protein, translated as MVETVRVFAFGTLKKGFVLHQRGLADAHYCGRAQTKKAYPMVIAGQWFAPMMFDEPGTGSIVSGELYQLSGEMLGKLDRLESVGQPGHFRKWIELETASGNLAEAFAYFKARRLAVPIHTGYLSTYDDHRFVPPERRS; from the coding sequence ATGGTTGAGACCGTCCGTGTGTTCGCCTTCGGAACTTTGAAGAAGGGGTTTGTGCTACATCAGCGAGGCTTGGCAGATGCGCATTATTGTGGCCGCGCTCAGACGAAAAAGGCTTATCCAATGGTGATCGCGGGTCAGTGGTTTGCGCCCATGATGTTTGATGAACCTGGAACCGGATCGATCGTCAGCGGCGAACTCTACCAACTGAGCGGGGAAATGTTAGGCAAACTCGATCGGCTCGAGTCCGTCGGCCAGCCTGGCCATTTTCGCAAATGGATCGAACTTGAAACTGCTAGCGGCAATCTTGCTGAGGCTTTTGCCTATTTCAAGGCTCGCAGATTGGCGGTGCCGATACATACTGGCTATCTCTCCACTTATGACGACCATCGCTTCGTTCCACCAGAACGACGAAGCTGA
- a CDS encoding transporter substrate-binding domain-containing protein, with product MTTIASFHQNDEAEREMFISKIWARQRETAMICRAAAFLAVASWVRRAFVSAHTVHLRKEDLVSLHLASLGRTLPNCRHLTVRVTPARLPPTKRQTGKQQSMHKRQFIAILAAAGSPPQPDPTVSAARADTLSDITSSKTVRIAIPQDFPPFGSVGIDMKPQGYDIGMAALIAKKLGANLEMVP from the coding sequence ATGACGACCATCGCTTCGTTCCACCAGAACGACGAAGCTGAGCGAGAGATGTTTATTTCGAAAATATGGGCGCGCCAAAGGGAAACTGCGATGATTTGCAGAGCTGCGGCATTTCTGGCCGTCGCATCGTGGGTACGCCGTGCTTTCGTATCAGCTCATACCGTTCATTTGCGGAAGGAAGACCTTGTCTCGCTGCACTTGGCCTCGCTTGGCCGCACATTGCCGAACTGCAGACATTTGACCGTACGGGTCACACCCGCACGCTTGCCACCAACGAAACGCCAAACTGGAAAGCAGCAATCTATGCATAAGAGACAGTTCATCGCCATTCTCGCCGCCGCGGGCAGCCCCCCTCAGCCTGACCCTACCGTTTCAGCGGCCCGCGCCGACACACTCTCAGACATTACGTCCAGTAAGACAGTCCGTATAGCGATTCCACAAGACTTTCCGCCGTTCGGCTCTGTCGGTATCGACATGAAGCCCCAGGGCTACGACATCGGCATGGCGGCACTCATCGCGAAGAAACTCGGTGCGAACCTTGAGATGGTACCGTAA
- a CDS encoding substrate-binding domain-containing protein: MAEMRGIKEREFDPKVVGQLRVGLAEGFAVTCLAPLLAGLSDDHPALEPEWTVTTSTLLEGMLIDNRLDVAVLLNPLGDEKLELRPLGPQPTQWVAPRTWHLPGEITPKVLADRPIISNPPPSAMYRQVTHWFALEGLKPERIIICNSVAVIGELVAAALGAGILPASMAKRYVAAGTVQPLSCTPDIENGRLFIGFRADIVDAKIFAFERATERILRETGYLSAD; encoded by the coding sequence ATGGCCGAGATGCGTGGCATCAAGGAGCGGGAGTTCGATCCGAAGGTTGTCGGCCAACTGCGCGTGGGGCTTGCGGAAGGTTTCGCCGTCACCTGCCTTGCGCCGTTGCTTGCCGGATTGTCCGACGATCACCCGGCACTGGAGCCTGAGTGGACGGTCACAACCAGCACCCTTCTTGAGGGGATGTTGATCGACAATCGATTGGATGTCGCCGTCCTGCTGAATCCGCTGGGGGACGAGAAGCTCGAATTGCGACCACTCGGCCCTCAGCCGACGCAATGGGTTGCGCCCCGCACATGGCACCTACCGGGCGAGATCACACCGAAAGTACTGGCCGATAGACCAATCATTTCGAACCCGCCCCCATCCGCGATGTACCGGCAGGTGACGCATTGGTTTGCACTCGAAGGCTTGAAACCGGAGCGCATAATCATTTGCAATAGTGTTGCGGTCATTGGCGAGCTCGTTGCTGCGGCCCTCGGCGCCGGCATTCTGCCGGCGTCCATGGCCAAGCGCTATGTGGCGGCTGGAACGGTCCAACCCCTCTCCTGCACGCCGGATATCGAGAACGGAAGGCTGTTCATCGGGTTCAGAGCGGACATAGTCGATGCCAAGATATTCGCCTTCGAACGGGCAACAGAACGCATTCTGCGAGAAACGGGATATCTGTCCGCAGACTGA